Proteins encoded together in one Kutzneria kofuensis window:
- a CDS encoding aldehyde dehydrogenase family protein produces the protein MEDAIEAKPRPCWIAGHAEQGATELLVRHPYDGTEVASVAVPGPDQVERAVAAAAEVAATFRSSPAHVRASALTHVSEQLAARREEIAEVITAENGKPLKWADGEVNRAISTFRFAAEEARRFTGELQRLDTDPAAEGRLALVRRVSRGPVLGIAPFNFPLNLVAHKVAPAIAVGSPIIVKPAPRTPLSALILGEILAETDLPEGAFSVLPVGNEETIALVKDPRLPVVSFTGSGPVGWSIMDSVPRKHVVLELGGNAAAVVAADWSSEEDLEFAAKRIALFANYQAGQSCIAVQRVIVDSAIADDFVPRLVACVRDLITGDPHDPDVEVGPLVDDAAAERVESWVGEAVNAGAELLAGGHRAGATIEPTVLANVPKDSKVWAEEVFGPVLAVSVVDGANAALAAVNDSAYGLQAGLFTHDLQLAFRAASELEVGGLIVGDVPSYRADQMPYGGVKGSGFGREGLRSAMADFTEERVMVLTNVKF, from the coding sequence ATGGAAGACGCGATCGAGGCCAAGCCCCGCCCGTGCTGGATCGCCGGTCACGCCGAGCAGGGCGCGACCGAGCTGCTGGTTCGCCACCCGTACGACGGCACCGAGGTCGCCTCCGTCGCCGTACCCGGCCCCGACCAGGTGGAACGGGCCGTCGCGGCCGCCGCCGAGGTGGCCGCGACGTTCCGCTCGTCGCCCGCGCACGTGCGGGCGTCGGCGCTGACGCACGTGTCGGAGCAGCTGGCCGCCCGGCGCGAGGAGATCGCCGAGGTGATCACCGCCGAGAACGGCAAGCCGCTGAAGTGGGCCGACGGCGAGGTCAACCGGGCCATCTCCACGTTCCGGTTCGCCGCCGAGGAGGCCCGCCGGTTCACCGGCGAGCTGCAGCGGCTGGACACCGACCCGGCGGCCGAGGGCCGGCTGGCGCTGGTGCGGCGGGTGTCGCGGGGCCCGGTGCTGGGCATCGCGCCGTTCAACTTCCCGCTGAACCTGGTCGCCCACAAGGTCGCGCCGGCCATCGCGGTCGGCTCGCCGATCATCGTCAAGCCGGCGCCGCGGACCCCGCTGTCGGCGCTGATCCTCGGCGAGATCCTGGCCGAGACCGACCTGCCCGAGGGCGCGTTCTCGGTGCTGCCGGTCGGCAACGAGGAGACCATCGCGCTGGTCAAGGACCCGCGGCTGCCGGTGGTGTCGTTCACCGGCTCCGGCCCGGTCGGCTGGTCGATCATGGACTCGGTGCCGCGCAAGCACGTCGTGCTGGAGCTCGGCGGCAACGCCGCGGCCGTGGTCGCCGCCGACTGGAGCTCCGAGGAGGACCTGGAGTTCGCGGCCAAGCGGATCGCGCTGTTCGCCAACTACCAGGCCGGCCAGTCCTGCATCGCCGTGCAGCGGGTGATCGTGGACTCCGCGATCGCCGACGACTTCGTGCCGCGCCTGGTGGCCTGCGTCCGCGACCTGATCACCGGCGACCCGCACGACCCGGACGTCGAGGTCGGGCCGCTGGTCGACGACGCCGCCGCCGAGCGCGTCGAGTCGTGGGTCGGCGAGGCCGTCAACGCCGGGGCCGAGCTGCTCGCCGGCGGACACCGCGCCGGGGCGACCATCGAGCCGACCGTGCTGGCCAACGTGCCCAAGGACAGCAAGGTGTGGGCCGAGGAGGTCTTCGGACCCGTGCTGGCCGTGTCCGTTGTGGACGGTGCCAACGCCGCTCTGGCGGCCGTCAACGACTCCGCCTACGGCCTGCAGGCCGGCCTGTTCACCCACGACCTGCAGCTGGCCTTCCGCGCCGCCTCCGAGCTGGAGGTCGGCGGCTTGATCGTCGGCGACGTGCCGTCGTACCGGGCCGACCAGATGCCCTACGGCGGCGTGAAGGGCTCCGGCTTCGGCCGCGAGGGGCTGCGGTCGGCGATGGCGGACTTCACCGAGGAACGCGTGATGGTCCTGACCAACGTCAAGTTCTAG
- a CDS encoding aminoglycoside phosphotransferase family protein: protein MELRGGLNTVWLIDGRVHRPAGPWSSRVHALLRHVSAAGFEGAPEPFGFDADGREVLSFVPGEVGHHFPMSDEAVISSARLLRRHHDATVGFVAGSDGWQCPPIEPAEVLCHGDFAQYNLVFEGDTAVGMIDFDWARPAPRWYDVAYGVYRFALMDLERPLDRQLRGAALFCDAYGASPATRRGVADNLPAYLIWMAEQVEQDPRFVTQRAEEHNRMYREHACLVPDLHTTLCPA, encoded by the coding sequence GTGGAGCTGCGCGGCGGACTGAACACGGTGTGGTTGATCGACGGCAGGGTGCACCGGCCGGCCGGCCCGTGGTCGTCCCGCGTGCATGCCTTGCTGCGCCACGTTTCCGCAGCCGGATTCGAAGGCGCCCCGGAGCCGTTCGGCTTCGACGCGGACGGCCGCGAGGTCCTGTCTTTCGTGCCGGGTGAAGTTGGTCACCACTTCCCGATGAGCGACGAGGCAGTGATCAGTTCCGCCCGGCTGCTCCGGCGGCATCACGACGCGACGGTCGGCTTCGTGGCCGGCTCCGACGGCTGGCAGTGCCCGCCCATCGAGCCGGCCGAGGTGCTCTGCCACGGTGACTTTGCCCAGTACAACCTCGTGTTCGAGGGCGACACCGCCGTTGGCATGATCGACTTCGACTGGGCCAGGCCGGCGCCGCGCTGGTACGACGTGGCCTACGGCGTGTACCGGTTCGCCCTGATGGACCTGGAGCGGCCGTTGGACCGGCAGTTGCGCGGTGCGGCCCTGTTCTGCGACGCCTACGGCGCTTCGCCGGCCACTCGGCGCGGCGTGGCCGACAACCTGCCGGCGTATCTGATCTGGATGGCCGAGCAGGTCGAGCAGGATCCCCGCTTCGTCACGCAGCGTGCGGAAGAGCACAACCGGATGTATCGGGAGCACGCTTGTCTGGTTCCCGACCTGCATACGACACTTTGTCCTGCCTGA
- the guaA gene encoding glutamine-hydrolyzing GMP synthase encodes MVSRPVLVVDFGAQYAQLIARRVREAQVYSEVVPHTASVAELVAKDPVAIVLSGGPSSVYADNAPQVDPALFETGIPVFGICYGFQAMAQALGGVVAHTGAREYGRTELTADGGVLHEDLPAHHPVWMSHGDSVTKAPEGFTVTASSEGAPVAGFESVEKRFAGVQYHPEVGHSPHGQEVLRRFLHDIAGIRPQWTTASIVDEQVARIREQVGDGRAICGLSGGVDSAVAAALVQRAIGDRLTCVFVDHGLLRAGERTQVERDFVAATGVNLVTVDARERFLGALAGVSDPEQKRKIIGREFIRVFEQAAQDLQDKEQYDFLVQGTLYPDVVESGGGAGTANIKSHHNVGGLPEDLQFKLVEPLRALFKDEVRRVGLELGLPETIVHRQPFPGPGLGIRIIGEVTAQRLEILRAADAIAREELTSAGLDRDIWQCPVVLLADVRSVGVQGDGRTYGHPVVLRPVSSEDAMTADWTRLPYDVLERISTRITNEVAEVNRVVLDVTSKPPGTIEWE; translated from the coding sequence ATCGTGAGCCGACCCGTGCTCGTCGTCGACTTCGGCGCGCAGTACGCCCAGCTGATCGCGCGCCGGGTGCGCGAGGCCCAGGTGTACTCCGAGGTCGTTCCGCACACCGCGTCCGTCGCGGAACTCGTCGCCAAGGACCCGGTGGCCATCGTGCTGTCGGGCGGCCCGTCCAGCGTCTACGCGGACAACGCGCCGCAGGTGGACCCGGCCCTGTTCGAGACGGGCATCCCGGTCTTCGGCATCTGCTACGGCTTCCAGGCGATGGCGCAGGCCCTCGGCGGCGTGGTCGCGCACACGGGCGCCCGTGAGTACGGCCGCACCGAGCTGACCGCCGACGGCGGTGTGCTGCACGAGGACCTGCCGGCGCACCACCCGGTGTGGATGAGCCACGGCGACAGCGTCACCAAGGCCCCGGAGGGCTTCACGGTGACGGCGAGCAGCGAGGGCGCGCCGGTGGCGGGCTTCGAGAGCGTGGAGAAGCGCTTCGCGGGCGTGCAGTACCACCCCGAGGTCGGGCACTCCCCGCACGGCCAGGAGGTGCTGCGCCGCTTCCTGCACGACATCGCCGGCATCCGTCCGCAGTGGACGACCGCGTCCATCGTGGACGAGCAGGTGGCGCGCATCCGCGAGCAGGTCGGTGACGGCCGGGCCATCTGCGGCCTGTCCGGCGGCGTGGACTCGGCGGTCGCGGCGGCGCTGGTGCAGCGGGCCATCGGGGACCGGTTGACCTGCGTGTTCGTCGACCACGGCCTGCTGCGTGCCGGCGAGCGCACGCAGGTGGAGCGGGACTTCGTCGCGGCGACCGGGGTCAACCTGGTCACCGTGGACGCGCGCGAGCGGTTCCTGGGCGCGCTGGCCGGCGTCAGCGACCCGGAGCAGAAGCGCAAGATCATCGGCCGCGAGTTCATCCGCGTCTTCGAGCAGGCCGCGCAGGACCTGCAGGACAAGGAGCAGTACGACTTCCTGGTCCAGGGCACGCTCTACCCCGACGTGGTGGAGTCCGGCGGCGGCGCGGGCACGGCCAACATCAAGAGCCACCACAACGTCGGCGGCCTGCCGGAGGACCTGCAGTTCAAGCTGGTCGAGCCGCTGCGGGCGCTGTTCAAGGACGAGGTGCGCCGGGTCGGCCTCGAGCTCGGCCTGCCGGAGACGATCGTGCACCGGCAGCCGTTCCCCGGCCCCGGCCTGGGCATCCGCATCATCGGCGAGGTGACCGCGCAGCGGCTGGAGATCCTGCGCGCGGCCGACGCGATCGCCCGCGAGGAGCTCACCTCGGCCGGCCTGGACCGCGACATCTGGCAGTGCCCGGTGGTGCTGCTGGCCGACGTGCGCAGTGTCGGCGTGCAGGGCGACGGCCGCACCTACGGCCACCCGGTGGTGCTGCGGCCGGTGTCCAGCGAGGACGCCATGACGGCGGACTGGACCCGGCTGCCCTACGACGTGCTGGAGCGGATCTCCACCCGGATCACCAACGAGGTGGCGGAGGTCAACCGGGTCGTGCTCGACGTGACGAGCAAGCCGCCGGGCACCATCGAGTGGGAATGA
- a CDS encoding PspC domain-containing protein, translated as MNTTKHSGINIEHLVADFWATRPRRPRQGRMVAGVAAGIGRRYDIDPVIVRVALVVCTVYGGAGLLFYLLAWLTLAEENDEASALEAMVGRGRSSMSRGFTILLCLLCVPAFGWLWGGQFGFFSGVLSAAALLGGLFLLHRNRAGLGVPGAPTTTSGGPMTAPSYAPGAAASTEWDPLGAAPLQWDLHDPNEPVTTQLATSDDQDKTLAVRPRKRHSAVGGVTMGLAVLTAAALLIFKAGLGLTWLTLPHILGIVAGVLAGGLVVGAFARGGRGLIVPTVLVGVAAVALTNSPNGGDSGFGDLRANPTDRLDASYSRSFGDVRLDLTDFKFDKEKPARTTVSVDAGEARVIVPANVNVEATCTANVGDVRCLTQRADWRDVNLHVVDNVPNAVGTIQLDVHAGAGDVEVYRG; from the coding sequence GTGAACACGACCAAGCACTCCGGGATCAACATCGAGCACCTGGTCGCGGACTTCTGGGCCACCCGCCCGAGGCGTCCGCGGCAGGGCCGGATGGTGGCCGGTGTCGCGGCCGGCATCGGGCGGCGTTACGACATCGACCCGGTGATCGTGCGAGTGGCACTGGTCGTCTGCACCGTGTACGGCGGCGCCGGCCTGCTGTTCTACCTGCTGGCCTGGCTGACGCTGGCGGAGGAGAACGACGAGGCCTCGGCGCTGGAGGCGATGGTGGGCCGCGGGCGCAGCTCGATGTCGCGCGGCTTCACCATCCTGCTCTGCCTGCTGTGTGTGCCCGCGTTCGGCTGGCTGTGGGGCGGCCAGTTCGGCTTCTTCAGCGGCGTGCTCAGCGCCGCCGCCCTGCTGGGCGGGCTGTTCCTGTTGCACCGCAACCGCGCCGGGCTGGGCGTGCCCGGCGCACCGACCACGACCTCAGGGGGACCGATGACCGCACCGAGCTACGCGCCTGGTGCCGCCGCCTCGACCGAGTGGGACCCGCTGGGCGCGGCCCCGCTGCAGTGGGACCTGCACGACCCGAACGAGCCGGTGACCACGCAGCTGGCCACCAGCGACGACCAGGACAAGACCCTCGCGGTGCGGCCGCGCAAGCGGCACTCCGCGGTCGGCGGCGTGACCATGGGCCTGGCCGTGCTGACCGCCGCCGCCCTGCTGATCTTCAAGGCCGGCCTGGGCCTGACCTGGCTGACCCTGCCGCACATCCTCGGCATCGTGGCCGGCGTGCTCGCCGGCGGCCTGGTGGTCGGCGCGTTCGCCCGTGGCGGCCGCGGCCTGATCGTGCCGACGGTGCTGGTCGGCGTGGCCGCGGTGGCGCTGACGAACTCGCCCAACGGCGGGGATTCGGGTTTCGGCGACCTGCGCGCCAACCCGACGGACCGGCTGGACGCGAGCTACTCCCGGTCGTTCGGCGACGTGCGACTGGACCTCACGGATTTCAAGTTCGACAAGGAGAAGCCGGCTCGGACCACGGTCAGCGTGGACGCCGGCGAAGCGCGGGTGATCGTGCCGGCCAACGTGAACGTGGAGGCCACCTGCACGGCCAACGTGGGTGACGTGCGCTGCCTGACCCAGCGCGCCGACTGGCGCGACGTCAACCTGCACGTGGTCGACAACGTGCCGAACGCCGTCGGCACCATCCAGCTCGATGTGCACGCCGGCGCCGGGGATGTGGAGGTCTACCGTGGCTGA
- a CDS encoding PspC domain-containing protein, protein MAPYPCACDHLGVSSQQLVEEENATPEVFADRRLRRSGSHKIAGGVAGGLAEHLNVPVIWVRAGFTLLTAIGFIGPLAYVLLWMFAAQAPPEEQTSQMDAKERQQGIALLALGVGLFIVITTLSGSLASWFIVPTTVGIGGAALVWREADEAQRRKWRDGARTGVTGFFGEGSAKARLRLIVGVLLVCGGVGLFLFQQVSPALVPPVLIAILATLVGVGVITVPWWLRLVRDLDDERRARIRDQEREEIAAHLHDSVLQTLALIQKQAENPREVVKLARGQERQLRTWLYGPTGYGRGRAAAAEANEAAETPVSGGTLHEAIAVACGEIEDSFDVSVEQVVVGDCPMDVRLTALVQAAREAIVNSAKHSGVGEVSVYAEIEPDTVTVFVRDRGKGFDPDQVPDDRHGLADSIRGRMDRHGGKVRLRTSPGEGTEVQLEMPRKKEAKA, encoded by the coding sequence ATGGCTCCATATCCCTGTGCGTGTGACCATCTTGGGGTGAGTTCGCAGCAGCTGGTCGAGGAAGAGAACGCGACACCGGAGGTGTTCGCCGACCGCAGGCTGCGCCGCAGCGGGTCCCACAAGATCGCCGGCGGTGTCGCGGGCGGTTTGGCCGAGCACCTGAACGTGCCGGTGATCTGGGTGCGCGCCGGATTCACGCTGCTGACCGCGATCGGCTTCATCGGGCCGCTGGCCTACGTGCTGCTCTGGATGTTCGCCGCGCAGGCGCCGCCGGAGGAGCAGACCTCGCAGATGGACGCCAAGGAGCGCCAGCAGGGCATCGCGCTGCTGGCCCTTGGTGTCGGCCTGTTCATCGTCATCACGACGCTCAGCGGCTCCCTGGCGTCCTGGTTCATCGTGCCGACCACAGTCGGCATCGGCGGCGCGGCGCTGGTCTGGCGTGAGGCCGACGAGGCGCAGCGGCGCAAGTGGCGTGACGGCGCGCGGACCGGCGTGACCGGCTTCTTCGGCGAGGGCAGCGCCAAGGCCCGGCTCCGGCTGATCGTCGGCGTGCTGCTGGTGTGCGGCGGCGTCGGGCTGTTCCTGTTCCAGCAGGTCTCGCCGGCGCTGGTGCCGCCGGTGCTGATCGCCATCCTGGCCACGCTGGTCGGGGTCGGCGTCATCACCGTGCCCTGGTGGCTGCGCCTGGTCCGCGACCTGGACGACGAGCGCCGCGCCCGCATCCGTGACCAGGAGCGGGAGGAGATCGCCGCCCACCTGCACGACTCCGTGCTGCAAACGCTTGCGCTGATCCAGAAGCAGGCCGAGAACCCGCGCGAGGTGGTCAAGCTGGCCCGCGGCCAGGAACGGCAGCTGCGGACCTGGCTGTACGGGCCGACCGGCTACGGTCGCGGGCGCGCGGCCGCCGCCGAGGCCAACGAGGCAGCCGAGACCCCGGTCAGCGGCGGCACCCTGCACGAGGCGATCGCCGTCGCCTGCGGCGAGATCGAGGACAGCTTCGACGTGTCCGTGGAGCAGGTTGTCGTCGGCGACTGCCCGATGGACGTCCGGCTGACCGCGCTCGTACAGGCGGCCCGGGAGGCCATCGTCAACTCGGCCAAGCACTCCGGGGTCGGCGAGGTCAGCGTGTACGCCGAGATCGAGCCCGACACCGTCACGGTGTTCGTGCGGGACCGCGGCAAGGGCTTCGACCCCGACCAGGTGCCCGACGACAGGCACGGGCTGGCCGACTCGATCCGGGGCAGAATGGACCGGCACGGCGGGAAGGTCCGGCTGCGCACGTCACCGGGGGAGGGCACCGAGGTGCAGCTGGAGATGCCCCGCAAGAAGGAGGCCAAGGCATGA
- a CDS encoding response regulator encodes MTTPEQEDRKPVRVFLVDDHALFRAGVRAELAAHGEDVEVVGEAGSVGEAVAGIEHHRPDVVLLDVHMPDGGGAEVLRRVRPANPAVVFLALSVSDAAEDVIAVIRGGARGYVTKTISSQELAKSVRRVAEGDAVFSPRLAGFVLDAFSERPGAAPIADPELDLLTPREREVLRLLARGYAYKEIASELFISVKTVETHVSSVLRKTQLSNRYELSRWATDRRLV; translated from the coding sequence ATGACCACGCCGGAGCAGGAGGACCGCAAGCCGGTGCGGGTGTTCCTCGTCGACGACCACGCGCTGTTCCGGGCCGGGGTACGGGCCGAGTTGGCCGCCCACGGCGAGGACGTGGAGGTGGTCGGCGAGGCCGGCTCGGTCGGCGAGGCCGTGGCCGGGATCGAGCACCACCGCCCCGACGTGGTGCTGCTGGACGTGCACATGCCCGACGGCGGCGGCGCCGAGGTGCTGCGCCGGGTCCGGCCGGCCAACCCGGCCGTGGTGTTCCTGGCGCTGTCGGTGTCCGACGCCGCCGAGGACGTCATCGCGGTCATCCGCGGCGGCGCCCGCGGCTACGTCACCAAGACCATCTCCAGCCAGGAGCTGGCCAAGTCGGTGCGGCGGGTGGCCGAGGGCGACGCCGTGTTCTCGCCGCGGCTGGCCGGCTTCGTGCTGGACGCCTTCTCCGAGCGGCCCGGGGCCGCCCCGATCGCCGACCCCGAGCTGGACCTGCTGACCCCGCGCGAGCGTGAGGTGCTGCGGCTGCTGGCCCGCGGCTACGCGTACAAGGAGATCGCCTCGGAGCTGTTCATCTCCGTGAAGACCGTGGAGACGCACGTGTCCAGCGTGCTGCGCAAGACTCAGCTGTCGAACAGGTACGAGCTGTCCCGCTGGGCCACCGACCGCCGCTTGGTGTGA
- a CDS encoding DMT family transporter, translating to MTTPASLLRLVSLALIWGSSFLWIKLGLDALSPSQMVFARVLLGALVLCAIAFARRTPLPSGRQMWGHLVVYVFFANVLPFTLFAIGEQTVDSGLTGVINSTTPLWAVPCTLLFGGVRRLGLNTVIGVVLGFAGVLVIFSPWQATDVNLGGAAVCLVAAASYGVGVVYAGRFLANKGVAPGALAAAQMLTATAMSALVLPFDGLQPIHFDVPALLAVVVLGVFGTGFAFLIQQSQIAKEGPTAASMVAYLLPVVSVLLGVVFLHETLSWREVAGMAIVLVGVGLTRRKAKVTASEPAKELQPETV from the coding sequence GTGACGACACCGGCAAGCCTCTTACGACTGGTCTCGCTCGCCCTGATCTGGGGCTCGAGCTTCCTGTGGATCAAGCTCGGTCTCGACGCGCTCTCGCCGTCCCAGATGGTGTTCGCCCGCGTCCTGCTCGGCGCCCTCGTGCTCTGCGCCATCGCGTTCGCCCGGCGCACCCCGCTGCCGAGCGGCCGGCAGATGTGGGGCCATCTCGTGGTCTACGTGTTCTTCGCGAACGTCCTGCCGTTCACCCTCTTCGCCATCGGGGAGCAGACCGTCGACTCCGGGCTCACCGGCGTCATCAACTCGACCACGCCGCTGTGGGCGGTGCCGTGCACCCTGCTGTTCGGCGGCGTGCGCCGGCTCGGCCTCAACACGGTCATCGGCGTGGTGCTCGGCTTCGCCGGCGTGCTGGTGATCTTCTCACCGTGGCAGGCCACCGACGTCAACCTCGGCGGCGCGGCCGTCTGCCTGGTCGCGGCGGCCAGCTACGGCGTCGGCGTCGTCTACGCCGGCCGGTTCCTGGCCAACAAGGGTGTCGCCCCCGGCGCGCTGGCCGCCGCCCAGATGCTCACCGCCACCGCGATGAGCGCCCTGGTGCTGCCGTTCGACGGCCTCCAGCCGATCCACTTCGACGTGCCGGCGCTGCTGGCGGTGGTCGTGCTGGGCGTGTTCGGCACCGGCTTCGCGTTCCTGATCCAGCAGTCGCAGATCGCCAAGGAGGGCCCGACCGCCGCCTCCATGGTCGCCTACCTGCTGCCGGTGGTGTCGGTGCTGCTCGGCGTGGTCTTCCTGCACGAGACGTTGAGCTGGCGGGAGGTCGCCGGCATGGCGATCGTGCTGGTCGGCGTCGGCCTGACCCGCCGAAAGGCCAAGGTCACCGCGTCGGAGCCGGCCAAGGAACTTCAGCCCGAGACGGTTTGA
- a CDS encoding LysR family transcriptional regulator encodes MLDVRRMQVLRAVVTSGSITAAATNLGYTPSAISQQISVLEKEAGLPLLEKVGRGVRPTAAGKLLTDHAGTIAENLAEAELALADLREGRTGRLRVRYFATAGAALVPQAVAEFRKEHPSVQLDLVNVEPLDPIHEAAAGRADVSIVVVADGKTPQLSGIQLVHLLDDPYSAVLPDGHPLADKDVLDLADLAGEVWVDNEYNAASSWTCRQILLDACACAGFSPSFSLQCNDYQTAQGFVAAGLGISMVPRLGLGTVVPGAVVRPVRRPEPIRHIYAAVPEFTADQPATASLIRCLRAAASQQTR; translated from the coding sequence ATGCTCGACGTGCGCAGGATGCAGGTGCTGCGGGCCGTGGTGACCAGCGGATCCATCACCGCGGCCGCGACCAATCTCGGCTACACGCCGTCCGCGATCAGCCAGCAGATCTCCGTGCTGGAGAAGGAGGCCGGGCTGCCGCTGCTGGAGAAGGTCGGCCGGGGCGTGCGACCGACCGCCGCCGGCAAGCTGCTCACCGACCACGCCGGCACCATCGCGGAGAACCTGGCCGAGGCGGAGCTGGCGCTGGCCGACCTGCGCGAGGGCCGCACCGGCCGGCTGCGCGTGCGCTACTTCGCCACCGCGGGCGCGGCCCTTGTGCCACAAGCGGTCGCGGAGTTCCGCAAGGAACATCCCAGCGTGCAGCTGGATCTGGTCAACGTGGAGCCGCTGGACCCGATCCACGAGGCGGCGGCCGGCCGGGCCGATGTGTCCATTGTGGTCGTCGCCGATGGGAAAACGCCGCAGCTGTCGGGAATCCAGCTCGTGCACCTGCTCGACGACCCGTACTCGGCGGTGCTGCCCGACGGGCATCCGTTGGCCGACAAGGACGTTCTCGACCTGGCCGACCTGGCCGGCGAGGTGTGGGTGGACAACGAGTACAACGCGGCGTCGAGCTGGACCTGCCGGCAGATCCTGCTCGACGCCTGCGCGTGCGCCGGCTTCAGCCCGAGCTTCTCCTTGCAGTGCAACGACTATCAGACCGCGCAGGGCTTCGTCGCCGCCGGCCTCGGCATCAGCATGGTCCCCCGCCTCGGGCTGGGCACCGTGGTCCCGGGCGCGGTGGTCCGGCCGGTGCGCCGACCCGAGCCGATCCGGCACATCTACGCCGCCGTGCCCGAGTTCACCGCCGACCAGCCGGCCACCGCCAGCCTCATCCGCTGCCTGCGCGCGGCGGCGTCCCAACAGACCCGGTGA
- a CDS encoding serine/threonine-protein kinase, whose protein sequence is MTDDGRLVAGRYRLTNRIGSGAMGVVWTARDERLHRTVAVKQLLLNSSMSAAESHEAKQRAMREGRIAARLQHPHAIAVYDVAEEDGNPWLIMEYLPSRSLSAILAERGTMPPQEAARVLAQAAMALDAAHAAGIVHRDIKPGNILIGNDGVVKITDFGISRATGDVTVTATGMLAGTPAYLAPEVAKGYDPGPPSDVFSLGSTVYAAVEGEPPFGLNENTLALLHLVAAGVVNPPRQAGPLHALLMRLLAADPKERPTMRQAHEGLSAVAAGRPVPPALLASPGAPTWRVNPPPGPGTTRQIAPGTTRQAPPVGAAPVGPGPTRLDARPFDRQQATRVAGGPLGSGPNTRPPGLRPGEQSMPPTPRKNSKRPMLLAALAVVAAAVVGILVANAISGGGSSRADTGGQNPASLPTQTTDNEPPQVSTGPTKTQKTTTTTTTTTTTTTTSATPDGPSPADLVHAVQGYFQLLPDETAEAFQHLTPNMQQASGGPDGYRQFWAGVDEVKATKVTPVGKDKVSAVVTYKDKSGNTSKEADVFTLVSQDGNLLIDSQSRQALPN, encoded by the coding sequence GTGACTGACGACGGTCGTCTGGTCGCTGGCCGGTACCGGCTGACCAACCGGATCGGCAGCGGCGCGATGGGCGTGGTGTGGACCGCACGTGACGAGCGGCTGCACCGCACGGTCGCGGTCAAGCAGCTGCTGCTCAACAGCAGCATGAGCGCAGCCGAGTCGCACGAGGCCAAGCAGCGGGCCATGCGCGAGGGCCGGATCGCCGCGCGGCTGCAGCACCCGCACGCGATCGCGGTGTACGACGTGGCCGAGGAGGACGGCAATCCCTGGCTGATCATGGAGTACCTGCCGTCCCGGAGCCTGTCGGCGATCCTGGCCGAGCGGGGCACCATGCCGCCGCAGGAGGCCGCCCGGGTGCTGGCGCAGGCCGCGATGGCGCTGGACGCCGCGCACGCCGCCGGCATCGTGCACCGGGACATCAAGCCGGGCAACATCCTGATCGGCAACGACGGGGTCGTGAAGATCACCGACTTCGGCATCTCCCGGGCCACCGGCGACGTGACCGTGACGGCCACCGGCATGCTCGCCGGCACCCCCGCCTACCTCGCGCCCGAGGTGGCCAAGGGCTACGACCCCGGGCCGCCGTCGGACGTCTTCTCGCTCGGCTCCACCGTGTACGCGGCGGTCGAGGGTGAGCCGCCGTTCGGCCTGAACGAGAACACCCTCGCGCTGCTGCACCTCGTCGCCGCCGGCGTGGTCAACCCGCCGCGGCAGGCCGGCCCGCTGCACGCACTGCTGATGCGCCTGCTGGCCGCCGACCCCAAGGAACGCCCGACCATGCGGCAGGCCCACGAGGGCCTGTCCGCGGTCGCCGCCGGCCGCCCGGTGCCGCCGGCGCTGCTGGCCTCGCCGGGCGCGCCGACCTGGCGGGTCAACCCGCCGCCCGGACCCGGCACCACCCGGCAGATCGCCCCCGGCACCACGCGCCAGGCCCCGCCCGTCGGCGCCGCGCCCGTCGGCCCGGGGCCGACCCGGCTGGACGCCCGCCCGTTCGACCGGCAGCAGGCCACCCGGGTCGCCGGCGGGCCGCTGGGGTCCGGGCCGAACACCCGGCCGCCGGGCCTCAGACCAGGCGAGCAGTCCATGCCGCCCACGCCCCGCAAGAACAGCAAGCGGCCGATGCTGCTGGCCGCGTTGGCCGTGGTCGCGGCCGCCGTCGTCGGCATCCTCGTGGCCAACGCCATCTCCGGCGGCGGCAGCAGCCGTGCCGACACGGGCGGGCAGAACCCGGCCTCGCTGCCGACGCAGACCACCGACAACGAGCCGCCGCAGGTGTCGACGGGCCCGACCAAGACGCAGAAGACCACCACCACGACGACAACCACGACCACGACGACCACGACCAGCGCGACCCCGGACGGGCCGTCGCCGGCCGATCTGGTGCACGCCGTCCAGGGCTACTTCCAGCTGCTGCCGGACGAGACCGCCGAGGCGTTCCAGCACCTCACCCCGAACATGCAGCAGGCCTCCGGCGGCCCGGACGGCTACCGGCAGTTCTGGGCCGGCGTCGACGAGGTCAAGGCGACCAAGGTGACCCCGGTCGGCAAGGACAAGGTCAGCGCGGTCGTCACGTACAAGGACAAGAGCGGCAACACCAGCAAGGAGGCCGACGTCTTCACGCTGGTGTCGCAGGACGGCAACCTGCTCATCGACAGCCAGAGCCGGCAGGCGCTGCCGAACTAG